DNA from Bradyrhizobium japonicum USDA 6:
GCGGTATCCTCAAATATCTGGAAGAGGTGCCGGAGGCGCAGAGCCGCTGGCGCGGCGAATGTTTTGTATTCGACGAGCGCGTCGCACTCGGTCATGGCTTGCGCGAACGGGGCCTGCGCGAACAGGAATTGGGGCACGACCGTGACGAGTGACATCAAGACGCTGGGCGAGCGGATCGACACGCTGGAGACACGCATCGCCTATCAGGATGATACGATCGAGACGCTCAACCAGACGATCACCGCGCAGTGGAAGCAGATCGACGCGCTGACGCGGAAGATCGCGGAGCTCGGCGAGCGACTTCAGGAAGCCGAGACGCATGCGCCGGGCCCCGCCAACGAGCCCCCGCCGCATTATTGAGGATGATGAGCTACAGCCCTGACGCCTTCGGCAGCAGGCTCGCCACCTCGACCGACATCATCAGGCGGTCGCGCCCGCCCTGCTTCGCCGCATAGAGCGCCTGATCGGCGGCCTCGACGAGCGAGCCCACGCCGGCGGTGCGTTCCAGCGCGGGCCGGCAGGCCGCGCCGCCGAGCGAAGCGGTGACGCAGCCCGACGCGTGATTGGTGCTGTGGACGAGGCCCGCCTCGCGGATCGCGCGGCGGATCCGCTCGCCGATCCGCGCGCAGCCGGCGGCATCGGTGCTCGGCAGCAGCATGGCGAATTCCTCACCGCCGTAGCGCGCAGCCAGATCTCCGGCGCGCTGCATCTCGGCCGCGATGACCTTCGCCACCACGCGCAGACAGGCATCGCCTGCGGGGTGGCCGTATTCGTCGTTGTAGGCCTTGAAGTGGTCGACGTCGATCATCAGCAAAGCGAGGCTGGAGCGTTCGCGATAGGCGCGCGCCCATTCCTCCTTCAACCGTTCGTCGAAGCGGCGGCGGTTGGCGAGCCCGGTGAGGCTGTCCTCGATCGCGAGCGTCTCGAGCCTGGTCTCCAGCTTCTTCTGCTCGGTGATATCGCGCGAGATCGCGACCACCCCGTCGACGCTGCCGTTTTCCTTGCGCGTCACCCGCATGGTCGATTCGAGCCAGACTTCCGAGTTTTGCCGGTGCGCGTTGCGATAGGTGACGCGCGCCTCGTCCTTTTCGCCGCGCTTCATGGCATCGACGAGCGCCTGGACTTGCGGCCGATCATCCGCATGAATGCCGGCGAGCGCCGGCGTTCCGATCAGTTGATTGGGCCGCCAGCCGACGACGCGGGCCGACGAGGGCGAGACATAGCGCAGCCGCTCGTCGAGCCCGATGCGGGTCACCATGTCGCTGGAGCCTTCCGCGAGCAGGCGGAAATGCGCCTCCTTCTCGACCAGGGCCGCGGCCATGCGCTGGCCCCGCTGCAACTGCCGCACCAGCACCGCGCCGATGACCGCGATCAGCACGACCAGCGCGACCACGTAGAGCATGCGGGAGATCGCCGCGGCGCGCCAGGGTGCCAGCAGCTCGGCCTTGTCGACCGTGGCAAGCAGGACGAGTGGATAACGGCCGGAGCGCTTGAAGAAGCTGACGCGCTCGGCGCCATCCAGCGGTGATTTGAAGTGATAGGCGCCGGCCGATTTTTGCAGGTTGGCGTCGCGGAACATCGGGGTGTCGGCGACGCTGCGGCCGACGAATTTATCGTTGCCGGGGTTGCGCGCGATGATCAGGCCGTCGGCATACATCAGCGCAACGGAGCTGTTACGGCCGATCTCGAATTGCTCGTAGAAGTGTGAAAGATATTTCGAGCTGATGGCCGCGAGCACGACGCCGCCAAAGCTGCCGTCCAGCTTGTTGAAGCGGCGCGACAAAGTGACCACCCATTCGCCGTCGAGCAGGCTCTTAACGGGGTGGCCGACATAGGGCTCGCGCTTCGGTGAAAGCTGGTGATGACGGAAGAAAGCGTCGTCGCTGAGCGTCGAGCCGATCGTGCCGGGCGAGGTCAGCCAATTGCCCTGGTCGTCGATGATGGCAAGGCTGTGCACGCGCTCCATCGCCTTCTTGCGCGCCTCCAGCAGGTTCCTGAGCTTGGCAATCGTGGCGGGCTCGGCGCCGTCCATCTCCAGCCGGCTGACGACGCCGACGACGCCGGAATCCAGCAGGTCGAGGCTGTCCTCCGCATGCTGCGTCAGCGAGCGCGCGACATTCGCCATCTCGGTCTCGGCGCCCTTGAGCACGGCATCGCGCGCGGCCCATTCACGCCAGCCGCTGACGCCGAGGATGGTCGCGCAAGTGAGCACGACGAACGCCGCCGCGCGCAACGGCAGACGGCTCCATCCGGCTCTTTGTGAGGCGACGGTCATGCGGCAGAAAATCTCCGATCGCCGGAACCTCCACCGCTTCTGTTATTGAACCCTGAAACGCCTGCCGACATTCGCAGCGTTATGCGGGTTTTCCCGTACTCCTACGGAATGGAGCGTCGCTGGATCGCTAACAATGCGTTAGCGACGCTATCGGAAACCGGCGA
Protein-coding regions in this window:
- a CDS encoding SlyX family protein, encoding MTSDIKTLGERIDTLETRIAYQDDTIETLNQTITAQWKQIDALTRKIAELGERLQEAETHAPGPANEPPPHY
- a CDS encoding sensor domain-containing diguanylate cyclase, which translates into the protein MTVASQRAGWSRLPLRAAAFVVLTCATILGVSGWREWAARDAVLKGAETEMANVARSLTQHAEDSLDLLDSGVVGVVSRLEMDGAEPATIAKLRNLLEARKKAMERVHSLAIIDDQGNWLTSPGTIGSTLSDDAFFRHHQLSPKREPYVGHPVKSLLDGEWVVTLSRRFNKLDGSFGGVVLAAISSKYLSHFYEQFEIGRNSSVALMYADGLIIARNPGNDKFVGRSVADTPMFRDANLQKSAGAYHFKSPLDGAERVSFFKRSGRYPLVLLATVDKAELLAPWRAAAISRMLYVVALVVLIAVIGAVLVRQLQRGQRMAAALVEKEAHFRLLAEGSSDMVTRIGLDERLRYVSPSSARVVGWRPNQLIGTPALAGIHADDRPQVQALVDAMKRGEKDEARVTYRNAHRQNSEVWLESTMRVTRKENGSVDGVVAISRDITEQKKLETRLETLAIEDSLTGLANRRRFDERLKEEWARAYRERSSLALLMIDVDHFKAYNDEYGHPAGDACLRVVAKVIAAEMQRAGDLAARYGGEEFAMLLPSTDAAGCARIGERIRRAIREAGLVHSTNHASGCVTASLGGAACRPALERTAGVGSLVEAADQALYAAKQGGRDRLMMSVEVASLLPKASGL